Proteins encoded within one genomic window of Amorphoplanes friuliensis DSM 7358:
- a CDS encoding helix-turn-helix domain-containing protein, translating to MDEDPRRELADFLKARRTRIRPEDVGLEPGPRRRVQGLRREELALLAGVSPDYYQRMEQGRGVRPSEEVLDALARALSFTAEETRHLHKLAATARRPARRTRQRPPEVVPPTTLRLLSTMTGPAMVVGRHLDLLAWNPLAGALLGQFADLPRPARNMLWLLLHPDADLTCPDRAGTVGELTAMLRTAVAADPGHPRAVELVGELAVHSVEFRTLWGRHDIEETTRGRMRVVHPLVGELTLDWDAYRLPGAAPGPMIVAYTAPEGSADSERLQLLARLVDTPAPARIPVRRP from the coding sequence ATGGACGAAGATCCGCGCCGTGAACTCGCCGACTTCCTCAAGGCCCGGCGTACCCGGATCAGGCCCGAGGACGTCGGGCTGGAGCCGGGTCCGCGGCGCCGCGTGCAGGGGCTGCGGCGGGAGGAACTCGCCCTGCTGGCCGGGGTGAGCCCGGACTACTACCAGCGGATGGAACAGGGACGCGGCGTGCGGCCGTCCGAGGAGGTTCTCGACGCTTTGGCCCGGGCCCTCAGCTTCACCGCGGAGGAGACCCGCCACCTGCACAAACTCGCCGCCACGGCACGGCGGCCGGCTCGCCGGACCCGGCAGCGGCCCCCGGAGGTCGTGCCGCCGACCACCCTGAGGCTCCTGAGCACGATGACCGGGCCCGCGATGGTGGTCGGGCGGCACCTCGACCTGCTCGCCTGGAACCCGCTGGCGGGTGCCCTGCTCGGGCAGTTCGCCGACCTGCCCCGGCCCGCCCGCAACATGCTCTGGCTCCTGCTGCACCCCGACGCCGACCTCACCTGCCCCGACCGGGCGGGCACGGTGGGTGAGCTGACGGCGATGCTGCGCACCGCGGTCGCCGCCGACCCCGGACACCCGCGGGCGGTCGAGCTGGTCGGCGAGCTCGCGGTCCACAGCGTCGAGTTCCGTACGCTCTGGGGCCGCCACGACATCGAGGAGACCACCCGCGGGCGGATGCGTGTCGTCCACCCGCTCGTGGGTGAGCTCACGCTGGACTGGGACGCCTACCGGCTGCCCGGGGCGGCACCCGGGCCGATGATCGTCGCTTACACAGCCCCGGAGGGCAGCGCCGACAGCGAGCGACTCCAGTTGCTGGCCCGCCTCGTCGACACACCGGCACCGGCCAGGATCCCCGTCCGCCGGCCCTGA